The following DNA comes from Paenibacillus crassostreae.
AGTAATCTCCATCATATCTTCTAACATCGGGAATTCTTTATGTTCTACTTGTTTGAAATTCATCAGATGAATGAGCAACAATAGTTCATCATCTTGTAGCTTCAATCTACGATAGTAACGAAAGAGAGCATATGGGAGCACAGCTATTCCTGCCCCCAACCCAGATGAAGCACCCTCAGCCCATGTTCTCCATCCTGAATTATCCATGAGCTTCACCTCTTCAACTTAAGGATAAAGACGATACAACGTACGTGGGAAGGCAATTGTCTCACGCACATGATCAAGTCCGCAAATCCAGGCTACAGTACGCTCTAGTCCTAGACCGAAACCAGAATGCGGGACAGATCCATATTGACGTAGATCCATGTACCATTGATATGTGTCTAATGACAATCCATGTTCCTTGAATCGTTCTTCAAGTAGTGCTTGGTCATCAATACGCTGTGATCCACCGATGATTTCACCATATCCTTCAGGTGCGATCATATCAGCACAGAGTACAACTTCAGGTCGGTTAGGATCTGGTTTCATATAGAATGCTTTGATTCCAGCTGGATAATGCGTAATAAATACGGGTTTATCATAACTTTCAGCAATAGCAGTCTCATGAGGTGCGCCGAAATCATCACCCCAAGGAATATCGAATCCTTTTTCATGTAGGAATTCTATAGCATCATCGTAAGTTATACGTGGGAATGGTGCTTGAATTTGTTCAAGTTTCGAAATGTCACGACCTACAGTTTCTAATTCTGTACGACAATTTTTCAAGACTGATTGTACAACATGACTGATAAAGTTCTCTTGTACACGTAGACTTTCCTCATGATCGGTAAAAGCCATCTCAGGCTCAATCATCCAGAATTCAATGAGGTGACGACGTGTCTTTGACTTCTCGGCACGGAATGTCGGCCCGAAGGAATAGACTTTGCCTAACGCCATTGCTGCAGCTTCCATATACAATTGACCACTTTGAGTTAGATAGGCATCTTCATCAAAGTATTTGGTATGGAAAAGATTCGTTGTTCCTTCTGCAGAAGTAGGTGTTAGGATTGGTGGATCTACCAAGGTGAATCCGTTAGTATCAAAGAACTGGCGTACTGAACGAATAATCTCTGCACGGATAACTAGTATCGCACGTTGTTTATTCGAACGAAGCCATAAATGCCGATGATCCATTAAGAAATCTACGCCATGTTCTTTAGGTGTAATCGGATAATTCTCAGTGATGTGTATCACTTCTATACCCGTAACCGTCATTTCATACCCCGATGCACTTCTTGGTTCTTCACGGATAACTCCTGTCACATACAAAGAACTTTCTTGTGTTAGACTTTTGGCATCATCCCATACCTGTTCAGATACCTCGCTCTTGACAATAACTCCTTGAATATAACCTGTTCCGTCACGCAACTGTAAAAATTGAATTTTACCGCTAGAACGCTTATTGTTAATCCAGCTTCCAATGGTTACAGTTTCTCCTACATGTTGATTCACATCACGAATCACGCTTTTCGTGGACATACATTAATCTCTCCCTTATGAACAATAAGTTCATTAATAAGACTATTTCGATTCATTAACGATACGGTAAGTATCCCGAGCAATAACCAATTCCTCATTGGTTGGTACGACTAACACCTTCACCTTAGAGTTAGCAGTTGAGATCAAACGTGGTTCGCCTGAACGAATAGCATTCAATGCATCATCAATTTCAACACCTAGATATGTTAAATTCTCGCATACTTTCTCACGAACTACGACAGAATTTTCACCAACACCAGCTGTAAATACAATAACGTCAACACCATTCATTGCCGCAGCGTAAGAACCAATATATTTACGCATACGATATTCATACATTTCAAAAGCTAATGTACAATTCGGATCGCCTTCTGCCAAGCCATCTGTTATCTCTCTCATGTCACTGCTAACACCAGATATCGCTAGAAGCCCACTATGTTTATTCAACATAGAATTAACTTCATTGACAGTCAATTCTTCTTTATTCATAACATACGGCACAATAGCTGGATCGAGGTCTCCACTACGAGTTCCCATCATCAATCCCTCTAATGGTGTCATTCCCATTGAAGTATCAACAGAATGTCCACCTAGAACAGCCGTTATACTTCCTCCGTTACCGATATGACAAGTAATGATCTTCAAGTCCTCAATTGATTGCCCTAAGAATTCAGCTGCTGCTTTACTTACATATTCATGCGAAGTACCATGGAAGCCGTAACGACGTACTTTGTATTTGTTATAAAGTACTTTAGGTATCGCATATAGATATGCCTTTTTAGGCATATCTTGATGGAAGGCGGTATCGAATACAACAACCATTGGAATTCCCGGCATGTTTGCTTCTGAGGCTGTAATCCCCATCATCGCTGCCGGATTGTGTAGTGGTGCTAAATCGATCAATCGGCGAATTTCCGACTTCGCATTATCATCAACGAGAGCAGATGCCTTAAATGATTCTCCCCCATGGACTACACGATGACCTACAGCATCTATTTCATCTATGGATTCGATCACACCGTGCTCTGAGTCTGTCAGCATAGCAAGTACTTTACGAATAGCAGTATTATGCTCTAAGATCTCTTTGACCTCAGTTACTTCCTGACCTCCAGTAGGTTTATGATTAAGGATGGAAGACTCCATTCCAATGCGCTCTACAAGACCTTTTGCCAGAACCGACTCATCAGTCATATCGTATAATTGATATTTCAAAGAAGAACTTCCTGAATTAATAACTAGAACTTTCATATTCTGTCACCATCCTTGTCATACGTAAAGAATCCTTCACCTGTTTTAACCCCTAAATTCCCAGCACGAACCATCTTCTTAAGAATGGTTGAAGGACGATATTTCAATTCGCCAAATTCACGGAACATTCTTTCAAGTGCTGCAAGTACAGAATCAAGCCCGAAACGATCTGCCATTTCAAGTGGACCATTCTGGAATTGATATCCAATACGCATAGCATCATCGATATCCTCAGCAGATGCTACTCCTTCTTGAAGAATATGTAGTGCTTCATTAATTAATAAACAAATTAAACGAGAAGTAACAAATCCAGGGGATTCATAGATCATAACACCCTTCTTATTAACTATTTCTTCAACAAAACGTTTTGTTTCTACAAAAGTAATTTCTGATGTTTTCAATCCACGAATAATTTCAACTAAATCCACTTTTCCTACGGGATGGATGAAATGCATACCAATTACACGTTCTGGATACATCGTGGAACTTGCAAGTTCAGTTAAACTAAGTGTAGAAGTATTACTTGCAAGAATTATATTATTAGGACAAACTTGGTCCAATTGTGCAAAAACTTCTTTTTTCGCTTCTATATCTTCATAAATGGCTTCAATAACCATGTCACAAGTACCTAATTCAGCGAAATGAACCACCTTTTGAATTCTGCTAAGAATCAATTTCTTCTCAGTTTGAGTAATTCCCCATTTCTCAAGCTGTTTGTCGAGGCTCATTTCGATCATATGATAAGAATAATCTAATTTTTCTGCAGTTTTCTCAACTAACAATACATCAATGCCCTTTGCAGCCAGCATTTCAGCAATTCCTTGCCCCATCGTGCCGCCGCCGATGACACCTATTTTTTTGAATAACATATGGTATGCTACTCCCTTTCTCTGCTTATATTTTGGTGTTGTACTATTCTTGTCGAATAATACACATTCACCACTCCAACATCTAATAATATCTTAGCACGGATCAAAAGTAAAAAAAAATAACCAGCATCATGTTTTATGCTGGTAATTGTGAAGATTCATTGAATAGATATCGAAATTGTTCTCCAGATAGGTTTTCCTCTTTCATAAGGATATCTAATGATTGATCAAATATATTTCGATGTTGCTCAAGAGTCTCTCTTGTTCGTGTCATTAATTGTTCTAATATGACATTATTTTCTTTCATCAATTCTTCTGTTGTTACCATTTCTAGCTTCACAATCCCTAATGATGTTAATCCAGACTTCATCATCGTTTGGACGATATTTAATGCTTGTTCGAAATCATTACTTGATCCAGTACTACGCCCACCATAATATATTTCTTCTGAGGCAGCCCCACCAAGAGCAATCATGATCTGTTCTTCTAGATATGATTTCGTATAGAGGTACTGCTCCTCTTGAGGATTGTGACGAACATATCCAAGGGCTTGACCTCGTGGACTAAGGGCCACTTGACTAACACTACCTGGACGTACAATCTCAGCCATAATAGCATGCCCTAATTCATGAATGGCAACTCTCTTTTTCTCTTCCTGTGTAGAGTCACGATCCGTTTTCTCACCCATCATCACTTTATCAATTGCCATGGATAAATGCTGCTGCTCTATTTCTGACTTATTCTCTCTCATCATGTATATTGCTGCTTCATTCATCACACTTTCAAGCTGAGCTCCCGAGAAGCCATATGACTCTTCAGCAATTTTATCCAAATTAGTGTCTATATGAATGGGTTTATTCTTAGCATGTATTCCGAGAATATGTTTGCGCCCTTTTTTATCCGGTAAATCAACCTGAATATGTCGATCGAATCGTCCAGGACGAAGGAGCGCGCTATCTAACATTTCCTTACGGTTCGTTGCAGCTATGATGAGTATTCTTGGACTTTCATTATCGTATATACCGTCCATCTCTGTTAATAGCTGATTTAAAGTCTGGTCATACTCACGTTGCTGACCACCTTCACGTTTACCACCTATAACGTCAATCTCATCAATAAAAATAACGGCGCTTTTCTTCTTTTCTTTAGTTGCACGAGTGCGTGCATCGCGGAATAAATCACGAACTCTACCCGCTCCAACACCAACGTACATTTCAACAAATTCACTACCTGCGACTGCAGTAAATACAGAATCAGTATATTGACTGGCTGCTTTTGCGAGTAATGTTTTCCCTGTTCCTGGAGGTCCTGTTAGTAAGATTCCTTTCAAAGGTCGAATTCCAAATTTCTGAATTTCTTCATGTCGGATGAGAAAATCTAATGCTTCCATCAATTCCTCTTTGGGATGCTCTTGCCCCCCAATCTCATCAAAGGTCAGCTTACTTGGAAGTTTCTTCTTACGCTTCCGGTCAGCCATTGCTCCAACAGCAACTCCACCTCGATTATTCATAAAAAACAATAATCCTGCCACTAGCACTCCTGCTAATAGAATGGGAACAATATTCACACCAATATAGCCAA
Coding sequences within:
- the asnS gene encoding asparagine--tRNA ligase, which translates into the protein MSTKSVIRDVNQHVGETVTIGSWINNKRSSGKIQFLQLRDGTGYIQGVIVKSEVSEQVWDDAKSLTQESSLYVTGVIREEPRSASGYEMTVTGIEVIHITENYPITPKEHGVDFLMDHRHLWLRSNKQRAILVIRAEIIRSVRQFFDTNGFTLVDPPILTPTSAEGTTNLFHTKYFDEDAYLTQSGQLYMEAAAMALGKVYSFGPTFRAEKSKTRRHLIEFWMIEPEMAFTDHEESLRVQENFISHVVQSVLKNCRTELETVGRDISKLEQIQAPFPRITYDDAIEFLHEKGFDIPWGDDFGAPHETAIAESYDKPVFITHYPAGIKAFYMKPDPNRPEVVLCADMIAPEGYGEIIGGSQRIDDQALLEERFKEHGLSLDTYQWYMDLRQYGSVPHSGFGLGLERTVAWICGLDHVRETIAFPRTLYRLYP
- a CDS encoding acetate/propionate family kinase; this translates as MKVLVINSGSSSLKYQLYDMTDESVLAKGLVERIGMESSILNHKPTGGQEVTEVKEILEHNTAIRKVLAMLTDSEHGVIESIDEIDAVGHRVVHGGESFKASALVDDNAKSEIRRLIDLAPLHNPAAMMGITASEANMPGIPMVVVFDTAFHQDMPKKAYLYAIPKVLYNKYKVRRYGFHGTSHEYVSKAAAEFLGQSIEDLKIITCHIGNGGSITAVLGGHSVDTSMGMTPLEGLMMGTRSGDLDPAIVPYVMNKEELTVNEVNSMLNKHSGLLAISGVSSDMREITDGLAEGDPNCTLAFEMYEYRMRKYIGSYAAAMNGVDVIVFTAGVGENSVVVREKVCENLTYLGVEIDDALNAIRSGEPRLISTANSKVKVLVVPTNEELVIARDTYRIVNESK
- a CDS encoding 3-hydroxyacyl-CoA dehydrogenase family protein; its protein translation is MLFKKIGVIGGGTMGQGIAEMLAAKGIDVLLVEKTAEKLDYSYHMIEMSLDKQLEKWGITQTEKKLILSRIQKVVHFAELGTCDMVIEAIYEDIEAKKEVFAQLDQVCPNNIILASNTSTLSLTELASSTMYPERVIGMHFIHPVGKVDLVEIIRGLKTSEITFVETKRFVEEIVNKKGVMIYESPGFVTSRLICLLINEALHILQEGVASAEDIDDAMRIGYQFQNGPLEMADRFGLDSVLAALERMFREFGELKYRPSTILKKMVRAGNLGVKTGEGFFTYDKDGDRI
- a CDS encoding AAA family ATPase, with protein sequence MPKWIKEVLIGFIPVLLIFLGYIGVNIVPILLAGVLVAGLLFFMNNRGGVAVGAMADRKRKKKLPSKLTFDEIGGQEHPKEELMEALDFLIRHEEIQKFGIRPLKGILLTGPPGTGKTLLAKAASQYTDSVFTAVAGSEFVEMYVGVGAGRVRDLFRDARTRATKEKKKSAVIFIDEIDVIGGKREGGQQREYDQTLNQLLTEMDGIYDNESPRILIIAATNRKEMLDSALLRPGRFDRHIQVDLPDKKGRKHILGIHAKNKPIHIDTNLDKIAEESYGFSGAQLESVMNEAAIYMMRENKSEIEQQHLSMAIDKVMMGEKTDRDSTQEEKKRVAIHELGHAIMAEIVRPGSVSQVALSPRGQALGYVRHNPQEEQYLYTKSYLEEQIMIALGGAASEEIYYGGRSTGSSNDFEQALNIVQTMMKSGLTSLGIVKLEMVTTEELMKENNVILEQLMTRTRETLEQHRNIFDQSLDILMKEENLSGEQFRYLFNESSQLPA